The Bubalus kerabau isolate K-KA32 ecotype Philippines breed swamp buffalo chromosome X, PCC_UOA_SB_1v2, whole genome shotgun sequence genome has a segment encoding these proteins:
- the TENT5D gene encoding terminal nucleotidyltransferase 5D produces MSEIRFSNLTWDQVITLDKVLDEVIPVHGRGNFPTLAVKPKDIIHVVKDQLIEQGIIVKDTRLNGSTASYILASHNGISYKDLDVIFGVELPSDQEFQVVKDVVLGCLFDFLPKGVKKDKITLNTMKEAYVQKMVKVCNKHDRWSLISLSNNTGKNVELKFVNSLRRQFEFSVDSFQIVLDPMLDFYSDKNGNLTNECYPVVVAESMYGDFQEAMTHLQYKLISTRKPEEIRGGGLLKYSNLLVRDFKPACEAEIKTLQRYMCSRFFIDFPDVAEQQKKIESYLRNHFIGEEKNKYDYLMTLHGVVNESTVCLMGLERRQTLNMIALMALKVLGEQNILPNTDNVTCFYQPAPYFVAEGGYPTYYVTSGPPPIFFQPYHPLHFHVPNGMI; encoded by the coding sequence ATGTCTGAAATCAGATTCAGCAATCTCACTTGGGATCAAGTTATAACACTGGATAAAGTGTTAGATGAAGTAATTCCAGTTCATGGAAGGGGAAATTTCCCCACATTGGCAGTAAAACCAAAAGATATTATTCATGTTGTGAAAGATCAACTGATAGAGCAAGGAATTATTGTTAAAGATACTCGATTGAATGGTTCCACAGCAAGTTACATACTTGCAAGCCACAATGGAATCAGCTATAAGGATCTGGATGTCATTTTTGGTGTTGAACTACCAAGTGATCAAGAATTTCAGGTTGTTAAGGATGTAGTTCTAGGTTGTCTATTCGACTTTTTACCAAAAGGTGTAAAAAAGGATAAGATCACCCTGAATACCATGAAAGAGGCTTATGTGCAGAAGATGGTTAAAGTTTGCAATAAGCATGATCGTTGGAGTCTCATCTCTCTGTCAAATAACACTGGGAAGAATGTCGAGCTAAAATTTGTTAATTCACTCAGACGACAATTTGAATTTAGTGTAGATTCCTTTCAAATTGTCTTGGATCCCATGTTAGATTTCTATAGTGACAAAAATGGTAACCTAACCAATGAATGCTATCCTGTTGTGGTAGCTGAAAGCATGTATGGAGATTTCCAAGAAGCAATGACACATTTACAGTACAAGCTTATATCTACCAGAAAACCTGAAGAAATTAGAGGTGGTGGCCTTCTGAAATACAGCAACTTGCTGGTTCGTGACTTTAAACCAGCTTGTGAAGCAGAAATCAAGACCCTGCAACGTTATATGTGTTCTAGATTCTTCATTGATTTTCCTGATGTAGCAGAACAGCAAAAGAAGATTGAATCATACCTCCGCAACCATTTCATAGGTGAAGAAAAGAACAAGTATGACTACCTCATGACCTTGCATGGAGTCGTGAATGAGAGCACGGTTTGCCTCATGGGACTTGAAAGAAGGCAGACCCTCAATATGATTGCCCTTATGGCTTTAAAAGTACTTGGAGAACAGAATATCCTACCTAATACAGACAACGTAACTTGCTTTTATCAGCCTGCTCCATACTTTGTTGCTGAAGGAGGGTATCCTACTTATTATGTAACATCTGGGCCACCACCTATATTCTTTCAGCCATACCACCCACTGCACTTTCATGTGCCAAATGGTatgatttaa